Sequence from the Arvicola amphibius chromosome 3, mArvAmp1.2, whole genome shotgun sequence genome:
GGGGATTGCAAGTCAGAAGGGTTCAAATTATGGACTAGAGGCACTGGGGAGCCATTGCAGCCTACTTTCCATAATTCCGACCCGAAACTTCTGCGACTTGCACTTTATTCGTGCTTGACTGGGAgtccccatcccacctccaccaCGTCGCAGAGACTGAACCGAAGAGAATCCAGTGGATTGGCCTGCCCTGGTGTGGATCCGGAGAAAGCGGGTAGACCACTTTTCCTTTTGGGCCAGACTGAACTTCAACCCCTCTAGAAACGCGACGACCTACCCCCTGGTTACCAGGACAACCGCTGCGTCGGCTTTGCCAGAGGAGGGCTCAGAGGCCGTCCTAGGCCCCCTCCCCTAGACAGGCAAGGGGCGGGGCTTCCCTCTGACCGCAAGCTAGTGTAGGGAGTCTGGGATTCGAGAAGGCGGGTCGTTAATGTCCCTGGCGGCTCCGGATTCACTCGGGTCAAAATCTCTTATATTACACAAAGGGCCCACACTGCTAGAGTCCAAAGTCAGGCATGTGGGACTGAACCCGCAGCTACCCCCAGTCAAGGCCTCCACACAGCACCACCTCCGCGCGCGCCCGCCCGCCCCATCTAGTATTCTACCCCTTTAAGAGGACGGCTGCAAAGAGTGGACTGTTCCACTGGCGACAGACTGTGGGGGTACTATCTCAGGCTGGATGACTCTCGCGGCTGAGACCCTAGCGGAAATCCCGATTCCAAGAAGTATTAGATCTCACATAGATGACTATGTTCCTCTGCAGAAGGTCTGGGGGTCCTCGAACTCGAAACGCAGcattggaagaaaggaaggcgaACGCACCCTCCCCGCGAGGCCGCAAATCCTGCCATAGGTCCACCTTCGAGGCTAGATTCTTAAAGGGCCCGCTGGCCTCGGGGCGGAGCCAGCAGAGGCTCGAGCTGGGGCAGTGCTTGGGCGAAGGGCCGGAGCGGGCTTGGCTGGTACCAGGATGGCGGCGGCCCTGGCGTGGGTCCTGGTGGCGCCTGGTGCGAGGTGAGGGCGGGCGTTGCAAGCCTGGTGACTCTCTCCCTATGAGCTGGGCTCTGAGTCTCTAGGGGCGCCTTCATAAATGACCCagggacccccacccccacccgggtGAACTCTGGCCCCACGTGCAGGGCGGGGGCGGGGTCCCGCACAAAGACCTGGAGGAATACCCTCCTCTCGGGACCCTTGTGCTGGGAGGTGAGGGTGTAGGCCGGTCGCGAGGACTCGCACAGATTTTCGGTGGCTGTGGTGGGAAGGGCAGGTCGGCGAGCACCGCGGTGCGAACTCCGCTGCCCCTTTGTCCCCGGACGCCTACTCCAAGCCAAAGACAGTGTCGGTGCTCGGGACTGAATCCTGACAGCCTCGCTCCTCTGCTTTGGAGCATGTTGTACTGATACCAGTTCCTCTGCCGTGTTCATAACAGCTTCCCAGCTTCTGTGTGCATTGTGTCCAAATGCTATCCCTTCTCTAAATCAAGAGTTCTTAGTGGGGGGTTGGGGGGCCTCTAGGGTGGAGCTTGTGTTCAGAGTGTTCTAAAACCGTGTGCTGTATGGTATATAGGCATGTAATTGAGTCTGGCCGTGAGTCTGGAGCCTAATTCGTCCCGTTTCCAGAAGGGAGACAGACCTAAAAGAGATTCTTGCCCAGCCACAGGCAGCTCCAGAAAATTCTGTGGCTTGGTAAAGCCCCTAGATCTCTTGCCTGCCCTTCAGTATCCATCTCTCAAACTTCTTACGGCCTTGGCAGACACGGTGGGGAGCACAGTGTGGGTTTGGGGAGTGTAGATGGGATTAAGGTGCACGCCTCTGGAACTGTCTAGACTGATTTGTTCTCTCCCACACTTCCTTCAGTTCCTGAGCTGCTACCAGGCAGGTGACACTTCCTGTAGCCCCCAGCATGCGGGCAGGACTGGGTCCCATCATCACACTGGCCCTGGTGCTGGAGGTAGCATGGGCCCTGGAACTTAAGCCCACAGTGCCACCCATCTTCACTGGCCGACCCTTTGTGGTCGCATGGAATGTGCCCACACAAGAATGTGCTCCGCGCCACAAAGTGCCCCTGGACCTTAGGGCCTTCGATGTGGAGGCCTCACCTAATGAGGGGTTTGTCAACCAGAACATCACCACCTTCTACTACGACCGTCTAGGCCTGTATCCACGTTTCGATGCAGCTGGGATGTCTGTGCACGGTGGTGTGCCTCAGAACGGTAGCCTCTGCGCACACCTGCCCATGCTGAAGGAATCTGTGGAGCGCTACATTCACACCCAGGAGCCTGGGGGGCTGGCAGTCATtgactgggaggaatggaggcCTGTATGGGTGCGAAACTGGCAGGAGAAGGATGTGTACCGGCAGTCTTCACGCCAGCTGGTGGCCAGTCGACACCCCGACTGGCCACCAGACCGAATAGTAAAGCAGGCGCAGTATGAGTTTGAGTTTGCTGCTCGGCAGTTCATGTTGAATACACTACGCTATGTCAAGGCAGTCCGACCTCAGCACCTCTGGGGCTTCTACCTCTTTCCTGACTGCTATAATCATGATTATGTCCAGAACTGGGAGAGCTACACAGGCCGCTGTCCCGATGTGGAAGTGGCACGCAACGACCAGCTGGCCTGGCTCTGGGCGGAGAGCACcgctctctttccctctgtgtaCCTGGATGAGACACTGGCTTCCTCCACACACAGCCGCAACTTTGTGAGTTTCCGTGTTCAGGAGGCCCTTCGTGTGGCTCACACCCACCACGCAAACCATGCCCTCCCAGTGTACGTCTTCACACGCCCCACATACACCCGAGGACTCACAGGACTGAGTCAGGTATGTGTTCCAGGgccttgccttcttcctccaggaGCCACTGCATGCGCGGGTTTATCAGGGACCAAAAGTACTAGAGTTTACCGCATATTCCACATTTCTTTTAATCTTGTGGAAGGCCGACATCCTCCTCATTCTGTAAATAAGACTGAGGCCCAGAGCTCAGAATTAGCCTAGAGCCTCTAGGAAATCCATGAAAAGCACACAGAATTAAAGCCAGTCTTCCTGAGTTAGGAGTCAGAATGTGTGCTCTTGGCTTTGGAGACAAAGGTCCCAGGTGGGCATGGAAATGGACTTAAACCAGAAAGCAGAGCAGCCCCCGCCTGGAGGCATACGGGGAGGGCCTGCGCTATGGTCAGCAGGTTAGAACAGGTGTGTCCCTCCTTTCCTGTCTGCTGTCAGTAATCATCCGTTCCCACACAGATGGACCTCATCTCTACCATCGGTGAGAGTGCAGCCCTGGGCTCAGCTGGTGTCATTTTCTGGGGCGACTCAGTGTATGCGTCAAGTATGGTAAGGGAGACCCCCCCCAGCCAGCCAAACCTGGTGGGGAATTTATACTTTGGCTTCCACCCTCACCTGGGTATATGAAATGAGTCTAGCTTGGCTGCCTCCTCAGCATGGAGGCTTTGACCCTGAACCCAACAGAGAAGAAGGGCACCCCCACCCTGTTCCCAGGAAGAGGAAATGCTGTCCCGAACAGCTGGAGTTCCACCCTTCCTCATCCGCACAGCTGGGTTCCAGTCTGTCTCCACCCCACTTCTCACTAGGGACAGGACTGTAAAGGCTCGGGAACTGTATATATGATATGTAACATATGTACACGAGTAAGTGTGCCCAGGATGAGGTTCAGAGAACACTCCACCGCTGCCGAAAGAAAGAGGTGTAGACAGTTTCCATCAGGGCTTTGGGCAGAGGCAGCTACCATCGGATGCTCACCTGCTAACCTTAGCCTCTTCCTCTAGGAGACCTGCCAGTACCTCAAGAATTACCTAACACAGTGGCTGGTTCCCTACGTAGTCAATGTGTCCTGGGCCACCCAGTACTGCAGTTGGACCCAATGCCATGGCCATGGACGCTGTGTGCGCCGCAATCCCAACGCCAATACCTTCCTGCACCTCAGTGCCAGCAGCTTCCGGCTAGTGCCTGGCCGTACACCTAATGAACCCCAGCTTCGACCCGAGGGGAAGCTCAGCGATGCCGACCTCAACTACCTGCAGACGCACTTTCGCTGCCAATGCTACTTAGGCTGGGGTGGCGAGCAATGCCAAAGAGACCATAAGCGGGAAGCTGGAAGTGCCAGGAGAGCCTGGGCTGGGTTCCACCTCATCGCTCTGCTGGCTTTAGTAGCCATGGCCCTTACCTGAACCTTATAAAGGGGTCTCCCCCCGGGATATCACTCCAGCTGGCCTCTGGCACAAGGATCTGGGCATGAGGAGCCTGTTGGGGGTAGACAAATGAATTTGGCATGCGCAGAACCCCCAGGATGCTTAACAGGCATCCATAGCAGCTGTCACCCCCCTGTTCTAAGGGGGAGAGAAAAATCCCCCGAGAAGCCCCTCATCTTGCCAGTGAAGGAGGAGGCTACAGCTAAGCCAGGGAAGGCCTGACTCTGATTCCCTGCTCCTGGATAGTTTATAGTTCTGGGGTCTCTtttgtaaattaaatataaaacaactgtgcctggttttcctgcctctgggCTAGTGTGTGCAAGAGAGCTCAGGGCTGTTGATGAGGTTAAGCTGAGCTCTTTGAATCCCTCAGCTGTGTGGTCACTGGGACCTAGGGCCGTGCCTGCTCAGCAGTTGTGGTGGGCAGGACCCACTAGAGTAGGATTCCTGCTCTACCCTAACGTCACTTCCACTTTACCTTGGCTGGAATGAGTTGTGCCCACCATTGTGTGTCTGACAGAGCTGGCTATGTATCTGCCACCTGtcccagtagcccaggctggaccaaCACCAGCTTTCTTCCCTCAGCCACCCATGGAAAAGGGGGAAGTGGTGCCTGATCTTCCCAGATGTTCCTACAGACAAGGGCATTTCTGCTCCCTGATCCCGAGGACAGTGGACTCCTGTCACATGCCCTTTTCACCATCTGGGTCACAGCCTTCTCTTGGGTCTGGGAGGTAGGCTGTTGGGGGCTTGAGATGTCAATCTGTCACAATGTGGATGCCTGATGGAACTACCCTGATCTGCGGAGCAGGGTCATCCTCAAAAGGTCAGCTTTGGAGCCAGGACACGAATATATATAAGGTCAGTGATAGAGACTCGCCTAGATATGTGAAGGTGCTGGGATTGATcaccagcactgtgtgtgtgtgtgtgtgtgtgtgtgtgttataaatacACAAAAACCCTCTCCCGTCCATGGAACAAACTGCCTAATAGGAGATCCAGAGGAGAGAAGTAGCAGCTGGGGTAGTTGGGACAACTCTGACCAGTGTTACCTCCATTGTCCTTCCCTCAGACCCGCTAGAGTGTCAGTGATGATCCCCTCAGCCCTGCCCTCAAGAAACTTAGTGGCCCTACAAGTGCTCCCACAGTTAGCTTGCACTAAGTCCCGAGTTCACTCACCAGAACCAGAAAGTGAGTAAGGACAGCCAACAACCATGTTGAGATTTGAAGGGATGTGGAGGAACCAGATGATGATGCATGCCTATTGTAATCCTGTaacttgggaaatagaggcaggaagatcggaAGTTCAAGCCCAGTCCTggcttggaggccagcctgagctctaTGGGTATAGCTCACATATGAGTATATGGCTCATATAGGCCAATTACATATCTTCAAACAAAAGAGGagcctgctggtggtggtgcacacctttaatcccagcacttgggaggcagaggcaggtgaatctctgtgagctccaggccaggctggtctacagagtaagtttcaggacagccagggctatacagagaaaccctgccttggggaaaaaaaataaatgaacaaacaataacaaatcaGAAATAGGGCTCTGGgtaaaaggcacttgccatcaagcctgatgacctgagtacaAAACTGACCAGCTCCCTAGaattgtactctgacctccatatgcacctgtggcacacatacaaataaataaatgtaacaaattatgagacaagagtctcactatgcagccctggttcGCTtagcactcactatgtagatgaggctggtggtcttgaactcacagaaatctacctgtctctgcccccgaCCCcatgcactgggattacaggcacatgccaccacactaGACTTAATTttgaaacctgaaaaaaaaaaaagcaaaaataatggaGCTCAACAAAGGAGAGCAAGGACTCGGGAAACTCCCATCTCCTCCACACCTGTGATTTCCAGCAATACACAGGGGTGAGTACTGAGAActgaatatatataaattatatataaatataaaagctaCAAGATTCATGAATCCCCCTCTCTAAAACTAAAAAGCAGTAAATAGTTGCTAGAGAGAGGAGCTACCTACAAGTTGGCAAGCTGTTCCAAGGAAAACAGCTTTTGCGTATTGTTCCCTATGCTAGGGTAGGCCTTTTGGTGATACAACTGCCTTTGAGTCATGTGGCTTCTATAAGTAGCCCCTCATGTTCTTCCTGTaatgtaacaaacaaacaaacaaacaaaaaaaactgaaaaactctTTGATTCACCGGTTAGACTTGGACAGAATAGTctctttggtctgtcatcagtACTTTATCTGAGATGAATAGAAGTTGTTTACACTTGCTTAAGAAAAAGTCATGCCACACCAAAGATAACCAGAACCGCCCTAAGGGGTAGAGGAAGGGTCAGGGTAGCAAGATGGGGCTGCTCAAAGACCCTAGGCATACACAGGCAGTGAGACCAAGCCCATATGGTATCCCTCACCAAGTACGAGCTTCAGTGGTTCAGGAACAGACACAGCTGCAGGCCCAGACAGCATTCCACCTGGGCAGGGCCatgtcctctcctttctttcccagcccttgcAGGCAAGCCTGGGCCTGAGCACCTAGCAGATCTCAGTAACCAGCCCATGATTCACCGAGCTAGTAAAAcaacaaacacatgaacacacggtACTTTATGCATGCACTCACCGACAGACCCCTGCTCATTTCCATGGTCATGCAAATACAGGGTCTCGTGATCGCAAAATAGCAACCTTGCTAGCACATTGTCCCAGGCACCGAGACCCCACACTTGTATGTATAAACCCCTGGGGATTTGGGCAGTGGCCCAGTTAGCACTAGTGCTTCACAAAGACAGTCACTGACCAGACTGGACAAAGGGTGATGACACGCCTCAACCTCACAAACACAGAACCTCCCAGAACCAGGCACAGGCAGGGCTTAGAGCCTCCATAGTTCTAGGAACCCACAAAGTTTTGTTTgacttgtgtacatgtgtgtgtctttctctgtgtgtgtatgtgttataagTATGCATTTGTGTGGTATAAAGGCCAAAAGTCAAGTGTATTTCtccattgtttttttaattagcattttacatttatttgttcttacatgtgagcatgtgcatgccaTGATGCTTTGGTGGCCGTCAGAAACACTGCTTGTCACAGTGGTGTGGAGAAAGTCCTCTAGAAGCACATAGTCCTCAGGGACCACACACTTAACCGGTTATGCCTGGACACACTAGTTCCACCAAGTGTGTCgcaggtattgaactcaggtcatcaagcttggctgCGGGTGCTTTTACTGGTGATCTATCTCACCAGGCCTTCTTatgctttaaaaatgtctttttgaaGGGCTAGAGATATAGCTTAGTGATAGAGCATTTGGCAAGCAAGCATGAATCCCTGGGTCctattcccagcactgcagagagagacagacacagagagaaacagagacagacagacagacagatagagacacacacagagagaaacttgtTTTAATGAGGAAGGGACCCACAAAGGCAAAAGTGCCCAGAGGCTGAAATGTCATGGTGCTTTGGAGAAAGGACTCCCTCTATAAGCATATAGTCTTCAGGGACCACACTGCAGGACCACACATTGCTTGACCTGGTTGGCTACTCTGCCTCCAGCCCCAGTAAGGACACAGCCTCCCCAAGTGCTGTCTGAGTGGGAGGGACTGTTGCTAGACCAACCCCAGTCCCACCCCGTGCCAACGCCAGCCGCCAGCCCATAAACTGGGTGGTGTGACTGTCTACAAAAGCTCAGAATTTCCCCGAAGCTGCAGCTGGAGCAGCCACAAGCAGCAGCTTCTCGAAGTTGCTGCAACTAAGGCCAGAACTGAGCCAAACCATGCTTGTGCTTACACAGCATGGTCAGGAAGTTTGGAGAATGAAACCCTTCAGTCCTGAGGTCAGCAGGGACAAGTGGGCAGCTGGCGGGTTTCCAGGGCTGGGTTCTTCTTGGTCACTTGAGCATCCCTTTTTCCAACGGTTGCCAGGATTTCTGGTGGGAGAAACGGAATGGCCTCCCTTATTCATCAGATCGGCCTGGAACTGAGGGCTCAGCTCTCAGCTCCTCTTTCAGAACAGATGTGATGCTTCCTCTGGCCCTTGGGGGAAAGGGTGGGTAAGATGAGGTCAAGGCAAAGCTTGGGGGAAGCAGACGGCAGAGTCCTGGCCACAGAGGGGACTCACTCGTACCTTCATGGCAATGCTCCTCTCCAGGCCTCTACTCAGCTCTTTGACCTCGCTGAGCCCTGCAAATTAATGGTCAACTAAAATCACAGCAGGGACAACCTTTGAGGAAGGGGCTGGGCCCAACGACTCAAGCAGGGTTCAGAAAGTTTGTCATATGCTTTGAACTCTGCCTCCCTTGACCAGGTCTCCCCAGACCCACCCCATGCCACGGCAGCCCACCTGCTTTATGTCTGTACCCTCTTCCTGACCTTGCTCAACTTGGCCCAAGGCTCCAGAGGTTCCACGGTACCCAACAAGCCGTTCATCACTGTTTGGAATGCAGACACTTACTGGTGCCTGGAGAGTTGTGGAGTGGATGTGGATGTCAGTGTGTTTGACGTGATTGCCAACAAGGAGCAGAGCTTTCAAGGCCTTAACATGACGATTTTCTACAACTGGCAGTTGGGCACCTACCCCTACTATACATCTACCGGGGAACCCGTATATGGTGGCCTGCCCCAGAATGCCAGCCTGGTTACCCACCTCGCTCATGCATTCCATGACATCAAGACTGTCATGCCTGAACCTGAATTCTCAGGACTGGCAGTCATTGACTGGGAGGCATGGCGCCCACGATGGGCCTTCAACTGGGACAGCAAGGACATTTATCGACAGCGCTCAATGGCACTTGTCCAGGCAGAACACCCTGACTGGCCGGAAACTTTAGTGGAGGCAGTAGCTCAGGACCAGTTCCAGGAAGCTGCACAGGTCTGGATGGCAGGCACCCTCCAGCTGGGGCAGGTACTGCGTCCTCGTGGCCTCTGGGGCTACTATGGCTTCCCTGACTGCTACAACTACGACTTTCTAAGTTCCAATTACACAGGCCAGTGCTCACTGAACATCCGTGACCAGAATGACCAACTAGAGTGGTTATGGAACCAGAGCTATGCCCTCTATCCCAGTATCTACTTGCCTTCAGCACTGATGGGCACAGGGAAGGCACAGTTGTATGTTCGACACCGAGTACAAGAGGCATTCCGTGTAGCTAGCGCTTCCAGAAACCCCAGTGTGCCCATACTGCCCTACGTGCAGATCTTCTATGAAATGACAGATCATCTTCTGTCCCTGGTGAGTCCTCTGTCACCTTGTCTTCACTGTCAGCCTTCCTTGGTAGATAATAAAGCAATAGGTCCAACAGCAGAATCCACATAGCTTCAGGGTACTTCAgtctttctttgggggggggcatgTAAATCAAACTCAAGGTCTTGTACAAATTCTTTCCTACTGACTTATACCCTAGTACTTTGTCCAATCATGCCCACATACATGGGGCATCTACTTGGTAGCAAGTTCTTGTGGAGCACGGGTGATTCagaatttaatagaaaaattagTTCCTGTCTATTTACAGGCTAGACAGAGAACAGGCTTGCCCCTGGCTATAGCACTAGAGCAGCCTCAGGTGAAGGCTACATATTATTTGTCCCATCCAGTGATGTTGCAGCAGTTCCCACAGGGAGGACGGACGGTAGGTCCCATAGAACTATGCAATCTCCTTCCCAGGAGGAGCTGGAACAGAGCATTGGGGAGAGCGCAGCTCAGGGAGCAGCCGGTGTGGTGGTTTGGGTGAGCTCAAAAAATACAGCTACCAAGGTAAGTCGAGGTCTGAGAGGAGGGGTAGGGATGAGGGGAGACTGGGCCTACTCTTTGTACCCAGGAAGTCCTGGCTGAGTGAAGGTAAGAATCACCTACCTATAAGAGGAAaggactgggctggagagatggctcagaggttaagagcattgcctgctcttccaaaggtcctgagttcaattcccagcaaccacatggtgtctcacaaccatctgtaatggggtctgatgccctcttctggcctgcaggcatacacacagacagaatgttgtatacataataaataaataaataggaaagaacTAAGTGGGCCTAGACAGGCTGCGGTCACTTACACTCTGCTTCCCACTCAGGAATCATGCCAGGTCATTAAAGAGTATATGGATTCCACACTTGGCCCTTTCATCATGAACGTGACCAGTGCAGCTCTTCTCTGCAGCGAAGCTCTGTGTTCCGGCCACGGTCGCTGTGCCCGCCATCCCAGTTATCCCGAGGCTCTGCTCACCCTCAACCCAGCCAGCTTTTCCATTCAGCTAACACGTGATGGCAGGCCCCCAAGCCTCAATGGTACCCTCACACTTAACGATCGGGCAGAGATGGCTATGAAATTCAAGTGTCGCTGCTACCGTGGATGGCGTGGAAAGTGGTGTGAGGCGCAGGGTACGTAGTGATTAGCTGGACCAGCTCGCACACGCTGAGCACCTAACATACCCTGGGCCTACCTATGACTTCCTCAAATACAGTCACATGCATACAGTCACAGTCAGGAGTACACTCCACTACTGCCCTAGTCATATGCACACAGGTACACTCATGGGGGTAGTCACATAGTGACTCAGAATTAAGGGCAGGCACTATAAGGACCTACTTGGCAGAATCACAGGCAAGTCCTTCAGAATCTATGAGTCAGCAGTCACAAAAGCTGACATTTGCCTTATGTCCCTCTGTGCCAAGACCTGTGCTAGAAGCACTAGAAGTCTTCACAATTCAAGACATGCGGGAAGGGTGAATACTTTTCACATATTTTTTGCTGTGCTGGAAATTGAAGTTAGGATCTCACACATGATAGTGTGTGCTCTATCACTAGGCTATATTCCTAGCCACTGAGGGGGAGTACTTTTTGACCAGTGTTGCCCAGCAAGAAGAGACAAGCAAGGCcagacatgatggtgcacacctgtaatcccagcactagggaggcagaggcaggcagatctctgtgagtttaaggccagcctggtctacagagtgagttccagggcagtctccaaagctactgagaaatcctgtctcgaaaaagaaaaacaaaacaaaaccgagATGTATACTGAAATCCAGGTTATCTGGCTCCAAAGACAGAAACTTGCACACCTACTGTGTGTTGGTAGTGCCCTAAATAAGCTGGGAAAACACAATAACACCACTCTACAGGATCCTTGTATCTCTTGAAAGATACTAGCACTGCTCAACCCAGCCAACGAAGCTGTCATATTTTACTTAGCTGTTTAGTTAGCTCCTAAAATAGGCAGGTCTCAGAACCCAGAAAGCACTGGGAAGGCTAGTTTCTTTCACCCAAAGTGTGTTGTGTAAAGACCACTGCTTTCCATGATCAGGAAGAAGTCCTCTGATGCACTAGGGCTGCTAGACTCTATCAAAGAGCAGACAAA
This genomic interval carries:
- the Hyal2 gene encoding hyaluronidase-2, with translation MRAGLGPIITLALVLEVAWALELKPTVPPIFTGRPFVVAWNVPTQECAPRHKVPLDLRAFDVEASPNEGFVNQNITTFYYDRLGLYPRFDAAGMSVHGGVPQNGSLCAHLPMLKESVERYIHTQEPGGLAVIDWEEWRPVWVRNWQEKDVYRQSSRQLVASRHPDWPPDRIVKQAQYEFEFAARQFMLNTLRYVKAVRPQHLWGFYLFPDCYNHDYVQNWESYTGRCPDVEVARNDQLAWLWAESTALFPSVYLDETLASSTHSRNFVSFRVQEALRVAHTHHANHALPVYVFTRPTYTRGLTGLSQMDLISTIGESAALGSAGVIFWGDSVYASSMETCQYLKNYLTQWLVPYVVNVSWATQYCSWTQCHGHGRCVRRNPNANTFLHLSASSFRLVPGRTPNEPQLRPEGKLSDADLNYLQTHFRCQCYLGWGGEQCQRDHKREAGSARRAWAGFHLIALLALVAMALT
- the Hyal1 gene encoding hyaluronidase-1; amino-acid sequence: MLVLTQHGQEVWRMKPFSPEVSPDPPHATAAHLLYVCTLFLTLLNLAQGSRGSTVPNKPFITVWNADTYWCLESCGVDVDVSVFDVIANKEQSFQGLNMTIFYNWQLGTYPYYTSTGEPVYGGLPQNASLVTHLAHAFHDIKTVMPEPEFSGLAVIDWEAWRPRWAFNWDSKDIYRQRSMALVQAEHPDWPETLVEAVAQDQFQEAAQVWMAGTLQLGQVLRPRGLWGYYGFPDCYNYDFLSSNYTGQCSLNIRDQNDQLEWLWNQSYALYPSIYLPSALMGTGKAQLYVRHRVQEAFRVASASRNPSVPILPYVQIFYEMTDHLLSLEELEQSIGESAAQGAAGVVVWVSSKNTATKESCQVIKEYMDSTLGPFIMNVTSAALLCSEALCSGHGRCARHPSYPEALLTLNPASFSIQLTRDGRPPSLNGTLTLNDRAEMAMKFKCRCYRGWRGKWCEAQGGGIPGTEELGGGTPSPGKTAVSPPYGWDQRRQTEESDPETARIVRRLDADHPGTRL